Proteins encoded together in one Ochotona princeps isolate mOchPri1 chromosome 20, mOchPri1.hap1, whole genome shotgun sequence window:
- the LRRD1 gene encoding leucine-rich repeat and death domain-containing protein 1 isoform X1 encodes MSEDAATSEELEDSSTRSRRGSRSESLEEPALTEETSSLLNDASSLSHEPDPGKDTLESTSFPSSKPQEPADHRTGHQVSDTSPGDDTPWSVTEMSPSWSSSTSADSQLSTAVPPCEVARETGSQIPGENQEGLDLEFDNFTVNLEAKGLQEFPKDILKIKYVKYLYLDKNQIRTCQGPDSGDLRGVEILSLQENGLSSLPSEIHLLHNLRILNVSHNQISHIPKEISQLGNIRQLLFNNNHIETFPSDLESLANLEILEFGRNKMRQISDTVCNLKNLKILNLECNQLTIFPKSLCFLPNLISLNLAGNLIDSLPKEIRELKQLEKLFLDHNKLTFLAVQIFQLIKIKELQLADNKLELISPKIENFKELRILILDKNLLKSIPEKISSCGMLEYLSLSDNRLNELPKSIYKLKNLRKLHVNKNNIVKIAEDISHLSNMCSLEFSGNIITDVPIEVKNCKKITRVELDYNKIMYFPVGLCALESLYYLSFNGNYISEVPVDISFSRRLLHLALNQNKLHVFSEHLCSLIHLRYLDLGRNQIRKISPSIYRMVSLQVLILYSNKFETFPIELCTLENLQVLDFSENQLQKVPSEICNLKGIQKLNLSSNQFMHFPIELCQLQSLEELTISQTKGRKLTRIPDELPNMTQLLKLDISNNAIKEIPNNMGGLRSLVSLYAQNNRISYLPPSFLSLNNLQQLNLSGNNLTALPAAICNLSSLKEINFDDNPLLRPPMEICKGKQLHTIACYLQRADERDEKILEKTFKIVANNITATNFLFLCQKMNLPISEIDISHKSTVSLNERVYQALVKWKMESNNSSLTAAALKGQLVRALTMIGAYDIMDKITALNLFTRAIKF; translated from the exons ATGTCTGAGGACGCAGCTACTTCAGAAGAGCTGGAGGACAGCTCCACTCGGTCCAGGAGAGGGTCCAGATCAGAGTCCCTGGAAGAGCCTGCGCTTACTGAAGAAACATCAAGCTTGTTGAATGATGCCTCGAGTCTGAGTCATGAACCAGATCCTGGGAAGGATACACTTGAGTCAACATCTTTCCCTAGCAGCAAGCCTCAGGAACCGGCAGACCACAGGACAGGGCATCAGGTGTCTGACACCAGCCCTGGAGATGATACCCCCTGGTCAGTAACAGAAATGTCACCAAGCTGGTCATCATCAACAAGTGCAGACTCTCAGCTCTCCACTGCCGTCCCACCTTGTGAAGTAGCTAGAGAAACTGGTTCACAAATCCCTGGGGAAAATCAGGAAGGCCTTGACTTAGAGTTTGATAACTTTACAGTTAATCTTGAGGCAAAGGGTCTGCAAGAATTCCctaaggacattttaaaaatcaagtatgTAAAATATCTATATTTAGATAAGAATCAAATTAGAACTTGTCAAGGGCCAGACTCCGGTGATCTGCGAGGTGTTGAAATTCTATCTTTGCAAGAAAATGGATTGTCATCGCTTCCGTCTGAAATTCACTTACTTCACAATTTAAGGATATTAAACGTCAGTCACAACCAGATATCACATATACCTAAGGAAATATCACAGCTTGGAAATATTAGGCAACTCTTGTTCAATAATAATCACATCGAGACTTTTCCTTCTGACCTAGAAAGTCTTGCAAACTTGGAAATACTAGAATTTGGTAGAAATAAGATGAGACAAATATCAGACACTGTGTGTAATCTGAAGAACTTGAAGATTCTTAATCTGGAGTGTAATCAGTTAACAATATTCCCTAAatctctttgcttccttccaAACTTAATTTCACTAAATCTTGCTGGAAACCTGATAGACAGTTTACCAAAAGAAATCAGGGAGCTTAAACAGTTAGAAAAACTTTTTTTGGATCacaataaacttacctttttggCAGTGCAAATTTTTCAGTTAATCAAAATAAAGGAACTCCAATTGGCTGACAATAAACTGGAACTTATTTCACCCAAAATTGAGAATTTCAAGGAACTTAGGATTCTGATACTTGATAAGAATTTATTGAAGAGTATACCAGAGAAAATTTCTTCCTGTGGAATGCTGGAATACCTTAGTCTTAGTGACAACAGATTAAATGAACTTCCTAAGAGCATCTATAagcttaaaaatttaagaaaactccatgtaaacaaaaataatattgtGAAAATAGCTGAAGATATCTCACATCTTAGTAACATGTGCAGTCTGGAATTTTCAGGAAATATAATTACAGATGTTCCCATTGAAGtaaaaaactgcaaaaaaataACTAGAGTTGAACTggattataataaaataatgtattttccgGTAGGGTTGTGTGCTTTAGAGTCTCTTTATTATTTGAGTTTTAATGGAAATTATATTTCTGAAGTACCTGTGGATATATCTTTCAGTAGACGACTGCTTCATTTAGCACTTAATCAAAACAAACTCCATGTATTTTCTGAGCATTTATGTTCTCTTATTCATCTTAGATACTTAGATCTTGGTAGAAACCAAATAAGGAAAATTTCACCATCTATATACAGGATGGTATCACTCCAGGTACTTATTTTATACTCAAACAAGTTTGAAACTTTTCCAATAGAATTGTGTACTTTGGAAAATTTGCAAGTACTTGATTTTTCAGAAAACCAATTACAGAAAGTCCCTTCTGAGATTTGTAATTTAAAAGGAATCCAGAAACTCAATCTCTCCAGCAATCAGTTCATGCATTTTCCTATTGAACTATGTCAACTTCAGTCCCTGGAAGAGCTGACTATAAGTcagacaaaaggaagaaag TTAACAAGAATCCCTGATGAGCTCCCTAATATGACTCAGCTTCTAAAACTTGATATCTCAAATAATGCGATCAAAGAGATTCCAAACAATATGGGGGGATTGAGAAGTTTGGTTAGCTTATATGCACAAAATAATCGAATAAGCTACCTTCCACCATCGTTTCTATCTTTGAATAATCTCCAGCAACTAAACCTGAGTG gaAATAATCTGACAGCTCTACCTGCTGCTATCTGCAATCTTTCTTCACTGAAGGAGATCAATTTTGATGATAACCCTTTGCTGAGACCTCCAATGGAAATCTGTAAAGGAAAGCAGCTGCACACCATTGCATGCTATCTTCAGAGGGCAGATGAGAGAGATG AAAAAATTTTAGAGAAGACATTCAAGATAGTTGCCAACAACATCACTGCAAcgaattttctgtttttgtgtcaAAAAATGAACCTGCCAATCTCAGAAATTGATATCTCTCACAAGAG caCTGTGTCATTAAATGAGAGAGTCTACCAGGCGCTTgttaaatggaaaatggaaagtaACAACTCATCACTAACAGCTGCTGCTTTAAAAGGCCAACTAGTTCGGGCACTAACTATGATAGGGGCATATGATATTATGGACAAAATAACAGCGCTAAACCTTTTCACACGGGCAATTAAATTCTAA
- the LRRD1 gene encoding leucine-rich repeat and death domain-containing protein 1 isoform X2 produces the protein MNCAVGSLVAPSSSQENQLQKVPSEICNLKGIQKLNLSSNQFMHFPIELCQLQSLEELTISQTKGRKLTRIPDELPNMTQLLKLDISNNAIKEIPNNMGGLRSLVSLYAQNNRISYLPPSFLSLNNLQQLNLSGNNLTALPAAICNLSSLKEINFDDNPLLRPPMEICKGKQLHTIACYLQRADERDALCH, from the exons ATGAACTGCGCAGTAGGAAGTCTCGTGGCTCCCTCGAGCTCACAAG AAAACCAATTACAGAAAGTCCCTTCTGAGATTTGTAATTTAAAAGGAATCCAGAAACTCAATCTCTCCAGCAATCAGTTCATGCATTTTCCTATTGAACTATGTCAACTTCAGTCCCTGGAAGAGCTGACTATAAGTcagacaaaaggaagaaag TTAACAAGAATCCCTGATGAGCTCCCTAATATGACTCAGCTTCTAAAACTTGATATCTCAAATAATGCGATCAAAGAGATTCCAAACAATATGGGGGGATTGAGAAGTTTGGTTAGCTTATATGCACAAAATAATCGAATAAGCTACCTTCCACCATCGTTTCTATCTTTGAATAATCTCCAGCAACTAAACCTGAGTG gaAATAATCTGACAGCTCTACCTGCTGCTATCTGCAATCTTTCTTCACTGAAGGAGATCAATTTTGATGATAACCCTTTGCTGAGACCTCCAATGGAAATCTGTAAAGGAAAGCAGCTGCACACCATTGCATGCTATCTTCAGAGGGCAGATGAGAGAGATG caCTGTGTCATTAA